A single window of Zootoca vivipara chromosome 17, rZooViv1.1, whole genome shotgun sequence DNA harbors:
- the LOC118076429 gene encoding intelectin-like protein yields the protein MKQLVIILLCALVFPEGQRCESNGCVTSLKRDILKLMVKWEDATCLQNHQGLPPNLLQSLPRSCMEIKTALEGATDGLYDLATEDGEVYQTFCDMTTNGGGWTLVASIHENNIFGKCTQGDRWSSQQGSHSNYPNGEGNWSNNATFGSAKGCTSDDYKNPGYYDLEARDLAIWHVPNNTPMKEWMGAAILRYHTETGFLAEEGGNLLRLYQKYPVTFGIGTCPDDNGPAVPVIYDTGNVQQTSFFYSPNARSKIEPGFIQFRVFNNEKAAMALCAGVKVTGCDTEYSCVGGGGYFPEGTPRQCGDYTAFDWNGYGTHSGYSVSKELLESSMLLFYH from the exons ATGAAGCAACTTGTGATTATTCTGCTGTGTGCACTTGTGTTTCCAGAAGGCCAACGATGTG AGAGCAATGGCTGTGTCACTTCCTTGAAGCGAGACATCCTCAAGCTGATGGTCAAGTGGGAAGATGCGACCTGTCTCCAGAACCATCAAGGTCTGCCCCCGAACCTCCTTCAGTCTTTGCCCCGAAGCTGCATGGAAATCAAAACAGCACTGGAAGGAGCCACAG ATGGGTTGTATGACTTGGCCACAGAAGATGGCGAGGTTTACCAAACCTTCTGCGACATGACCACAAATGGAGGCGGTTGGACACTGGTGGCCAGTATCCACGAGAATAACATTTTTGGGAAATGCACCCAGGGAGACCGCTGGTCTAGCCAGCAGGGCAGCCACAGCAACTACCCTAATGGAGAAGGCAACTGGTCCAACAACGCCACCTTCGGGTCAGCCAAGGGCTGCACAAGCGATGATTACAAG aACCCTGGCTACTATGACCTTGAAGCTCGGGATTTGGCAATCTGGCATGTCCCAAACAACACCCCCATGAAGGAATGGATGGGTGCCGCCATCTTGAGGTACCACACTGAAACTGGATTCTTGGCTGAAGAAGGAGGCAACCTTCTCAGGCTCTACCAG aAATACCCAGTGACATTTGGGATTGGCACCTGCCCAGATGACAATGGCCCAGCTGTTCCTGTCATCTATGATACTGGCAATGTGCAGCAGACGTCTTTCTTCTACTCCCCAAATGCTCGAT CAAAGATTGAACCTGGCTTCATTCAGTTCCGGGTGTTTAATAACGAGAAAGCTGCCATGGCTCTGTGTGCTGGGGTTAAAGTCACAGGATGCGATACAGAATAC agCTGCGTTGGTGGCGGAGGGTATTTTCCTGAAGGAACTCCGAGGCAGTGTGGCGACTATACTGCCTTTGATTGGAATGGCTATGGCACACACAGTGGCTATAGTGTCTCCAAAGAGCTACTGGAATCTAGCATGCTCCTTTTCTATCACTAA